The genomic stretch CGTCGTGCAGGACCGCCGCGGCGTGCTGCTCGGCGAGTCGGCCCCGGCCGTCGGCGGGGAGGTCGCGGGCACCCGCATGGGCGCGCCGCTGTCGGCCCACTCGTTCGACTACGGCGTCATCTACGTCGAGGGCAAGGCCGCGGGGTTCCGGCAGGAGGACGTCGACCTGCTCCAGACCGTCGCGTACCAGACCGCGCTGGCCATCCACGCCGCCAAGGTCGCGGTGCAGCTGGCCCACAAGGACCGGCTCGAGCGCGACTTGCGGGTGGCGCGGCAGATCCAGCGCTCGCTCTTGCCGGCGGTGGTCCCGCAGGTGGTCGGCCTCGACTTCGCGGTCCACTACGAGCCGGCCTACCAGATCGGCGGCGACTTCTACGACTTCATCTGGCACGACGAGGGCCACCTCGGCGTCGGCATCGGCGACGTCGCCGGCAAGGCGATCTCCGCGGCGCTGTACATGGCCCGGCTCTCGAGCGAGCTGCGCAGCCGGGCGGGCCTGGCCCGGACCCCGGCGCGGCTCTTGCGCCGGGTCAACGAGGAGATGGTCAAGCTCGGCGACGACGGCATGTTCGCGACGCTGGTCTACGCGATCTACGAGCTCGAGACCCGGACCCTGGTGTTCACCAACGCCGGCCACTGCGTGCCGCTGCTCCGGCGGGGCGAGCGGGTGTTCCCGCTCCAGGCCGATCGCGCCCACATCGCGCCGATCGGCGTGGTGCCCGACCTCGAGGTCGGCGAGGCCCGGGTCCAGCTCCACGCCGGCGACATGATGGTGCTGGTGACCGATGGCATCCTCGAGGCCCGCGACGCGCGCGGCAATGAATACGGGATGATGCGACTTTCGCGCCGCCTCCGGACGGCCCGGGGATCGGCCGAGGACGTGGTCAAGGCCATCCTCCAGGACGTCGACAGCCACGTCGGCTCGGGCGGCCTGACCGACGACATCACCGTCGTGGCGATGGGCATCGACGAGCGCCGCGCCCGCCGCCGGACCTCGACGGTGCCCGGGGTGCCGGTCGAGCTCGGCCAGGACCCGACCCCGACGCGGCCGGGCGTGCCCCCGCCGCCATCCACCGGACGACCGGGCTGATCCGGCCCCGGGGGTTGAAAAGCCCCCACGGCTATGCCATAAGCGCGAGCCCGTCCGGCAGTCCCTGCCTGACGGTCTTGACTCTCACGATTGCGGAGCACCTGTCATGGCGAAGAAAGGCAAAGGCGGCCGCGAGCTCATCCGGCTCGTCTCCACCGCGGACACCGGTTACTTCTACACGACGTCGAAGAACCGCAAGCGGACGCCCGACAAGCTCGTCTTCAAGAAGTACGACCCGGTCGTGCGCAAGCACGTCGAGTTCAAAGAGTCGAAGATCTGATCGACCGGAGGGTGCTTCGCAGAGACCCTCCCCCGGCACGCGCCGGCCCCACGTTCCAGCCAGATCCTACCGTCGCAGGGTCCGGATGGCCCCGCAGCCCCCGCGCAGTCGTCCGCGCAGATCCTCGGTCCCGTTTCCTGAATCGTCTTTGGAGTTCGCCATGTCGCGCGTCTGTGAAGTCACCGGTAAGAAGCCGCTCGTCGGCCACAACGTCAGCCACTCGAACCGCCACACCAAGCGGCGCTTCGAGGTGAACCTGGTCACCAAGCGGTTCTGGCTCGAGGGCGAGAAGCGCTGGATCACGCTCAAGCTGTCGACCCGCGCGATGCGCACGATCGACAAGCGCGGCCTCGGCGCGGTGCTCGCCGACATGCGCGCCGCCGGCAAGAAGATCTGACGGGCGCGCGAGGACGCCGATGCCTTCGGCGTCCCTCGATCGTGCGCGGCTGCCACGCCTGACGGCGCTGGCGGCCGTCCTGCTTTTCGGCGCCTGCCCTCGCCCGGCGCCGACCCGCCCGGCGGCGGTCGCGCAGGTGGCCTGGGGCGTCGACGGCCGCGCCGCGCTCGCGGGCGTCGCGATCGTCGGTGACGTCGGGTACCTGGCCGGCGGCCGCACGCTGGCGCGGGTCGACGGCGGCGCCCCGACCTGGTCGATCGACCTGCCCGCCGACGGCGGCGCGGTGGCGGCGACCGACGCGCTGGTGGCCGTGGCCGTGGCCGGCACGGGCCCGCTCGACGGCCTGCCCCTGGGCCTGCGCGGCGAGCCCGGCGCGGCGATCATCGCGCGCGCGGCCCGCGACGGCGCCGCGCGCTGGCTGGTCGGCGTCGGCGCGACCGAGTGGGTCACCGTGCGCGCGCTGGTCGCCCGCGGCGACGGCTTCGCGCTGGCCGGCACCTTCGCGGGCACGCTGCGCATCGGCGACCACGTGCTGACCAGCGCCGGCAGCGCCGACGGGTTCTGGGCCGTGCTCGGCGCCGACGGCGCGGTCCGCACGGTCCACCGGATGGGCGGCGCCGGCGCCGACGCGGTCGCGGGGATCGCCGGCCTCGCCGACGGCACGCTCGCGATCGCCGGCACCTACGCCGGGCCGGCGGAGCTCGACGACGCCGCCCTGCCCGCCCTGTACGACACCGACGCCGCCGACGGGTTCGTCGCGGTGGTCACCGACGAGGGCGCGATGGTCTGGGCCCGCACCTGGGGCGGCCCCACCGGCGACGCCTGCGCCGGCGTGGTCGCCACCGCCGATGGCGTCGCCGTGGCCGGCACGGTGCGCGGCGTCGCCGACGTCGCCGGACGCCGGGTCGAGGCCCGCGGCGCCGCCGACGGCCTGGTGACCTACTTCGACGCGCGCGGGTCGGTGCGCGCGACCGTGATCGTCGGCGGCGCCGACTTCGACGGCGTCACGGCCATCGCCGGCCACGGCGACGAC from Myxococcales bacterium encodes the following:
- a CDS encoding SpoIIE family protein phosphatase; translation: MTVLVFIAGPNTGRRYALGEGEYVIGRRSDCQIFVPDMRVSRQHARVRPAGPRWEVEDLGSNNGTWVNGARIAGAQVLRHGDEITIASNRIRVEGPEETVATPSSGDARLTIVDAKGSVLRSREESGTHSLVRSTGVLTSSTELRNLRLLERKLTALTAILDAAAKTPDPDLLLESVLDPLLDMFPDADTVGVLVEEERTGELQVKHHKSRVRGFAGGLRVPGTIITHVVQDRRGVLLGESAPAVGGEVAGTRMGAPLSAHSFDYGVIYVEGKAAGFRQEDVDLLQTVAYQTALAIHAAKVAVQLAHKDRLERDLRVARQIQRSLLPAVVPQVVGLDFAVHYEPAYQIGGDFYDFIWHDEGHLGVGIGDVAGKAISAALYMARLSSELRSRAGLARTPARLLRRVNEEMVKLGDDGMFATLVYAIYELETRTLVFTNAGHCVPLLRRGERVFPLQADRAHIAPIGVVPDLEVGEARVQLHAGDMMVLVTDGILEARDARGNEYGMMRLSRRLRTARGSAEDVVKAILQDVDSHVGSGGLTDDITVVAMGIDERRARRRTSTVPGVPVELGQDPTPTRPGVPPPPSTGRPG
- the rpmG gene encoding 50S ribosomal protein L33 is translated as MAKKGKGGRELIRLVSTADTGYFYTTSKNRKRTPDKLVFKKYDPVVRKHVEFKESKI
- the rpmB gene encoding 50S ribosomal protein L28 codes for the protein MSRVCEVTGKKPLVGHNVSHSNRHTKRRFEVNLVTKRFWLEGEKRWITLKLSTRAMRTIDKRGLGAVLADMRAAGKKI